In Rhodothermales bacterium, the following proteins share a genomic window:
- a CDS encoding DEAD/DEAH box helicase: MSANKYTQVIDLTSRAQAERVAESAKKALETDEKDVPEIEIKDLPERIRQAVEAAGWTSLMPVQSQAIPYLLEGRDLIVQSRTGSGKTGAFLLPLFDILTNGDRGARVLILSPTRELAGQIYKEFERIRGTQDIPGVVIYGGVAYEPQIKALKDGAQIVIGTPGRILDHIQRGNLRLDDLQVLVFDEADEMLSMGFYPDMQRLKRYLPKERQSAMFSATIPPRVRNLSEEFLNNPAFLALSTGNVSVDAIDHRVYKVDAMMKDRVLARLIELENPESAIIFANTKREVEYVGTFLKNYGYDADSISGDLSQAAREKVMQKIRDNRLRFLVATDVAARGIDISDLSHVFMYDVPQDQEYYVHRAGRTARAGKTGTAIVLTTIDDHRKLLAIGQRYSIPMTQHNVPSEEDVQQRVTERLTVLLESMYRDRSNLEKERLTRFRTLAEELANEEPELLAMLLDKAYHESLHQVSDEKGGRGKDRRRD, from the coding sequence ATGTCAGCAAACAAATACACGCAGGTCATCGACCTGACCTCACGCGCCCAGGCAGAGCGGGTGGCGGAAAGCGCCAAGAAGGCGTTGGAAACGGACGAAAAGGACGTTCCCGAAATTGAAATCAAGGACCTGCCGGAGCGCATCCGTCAGGCGGTGGAAGCCGCCGGCTGGACGTCCCTCATGCCGGTGCAGTCGCAGGCCATCCCGTATCTCCTGGAAGGACGCGACCTGATCGTGCAATCCCGGACGGGATCGGGCAAGACCGGCGCATTCCTGCTGCCGCTCTTCGATATCCTGACCAACGGGGACCGCGGCGCACGCGTCCTCATCCTGTCGCCCACGCGTGAGTTGGCCGGGCAGATCTACAAGGAGTTCGAACGCATTCGGGGGACGCAGGACATTCCGGGCGTGGTCATTTACGGCGGTGTGGCCTACGAGCCGCAGATCAAGGCCCTGAAGGACGGGGCGCAGATTGTCATCGGAACACCGGGCCGGATCCTGGACCACATCCAGCGGGGCAACCTGCGCCTGGATGACCTGCAGGTCCTGGTGTTCGACGAGGCCGACGAAATGCTGTCCATGGGTTTCTACCCCGACATGCAACGGTTGAAGCGGTACCTGCCCAAAGAGCGCCAGTCGGCCATGTTCAGCGCCACCATTCCGCCGCGGGTGCGGAACCTGTCGGAGGAATTCCTGAACAACCCGGCATTCCTGGCGCTCTCGACCGGGAATGTAAGTGTGGATGCCATTGACCATCGCGTGTACAAGGTCGATGCCATGATGAAGGACCGGGTGCTCGCGCGCTTGATTGAGCTCGAGAATCCGGAAAGTGCCATCATCTTTGCCAACACCAAGCGCGAAGTCGAGTACGTGGGCACCTTCCTGAAGAACTACGGATACGATGCGGACAGCATTTCCGGGGACCTGTCGCAGGCGGCCCGCGAGAAGGTCATGCAGAAGATCCGCGACAACCGGTTGCGCTTCCTGGTCGCGACCGACGTGGCCGCACGCGGCATTGACATCTCCGACCTGAGCCACGTGTTCATGTACGATGTCCCGCAGGACCAGGAGTATTACGTGCATCGTGCGGGTCGTACCGCGCGCGCCGGAAAAACCGGTACCGCCATTGTCTTGACGACCATAGACGACCACCGCAAACTGCTGGCCATCGGCCAGCGCTACAGCATTCCCATGACACAGCACAACGTTCCGAGCGAGGAAGATGTCCAGCAACGCGTGACCGAGCGCCTCACGGTTCTGCTCGAGTCCATGTACCGCGACCGCAGCAACCTGGAAAAGGAGCGGCTGACGCGGTTCCGCACGCTGGCCGAGGAATTGGCCAACGAAGAGCCGGAGTTGCTGGCCATGCTGCTGGACAAGGCCTACCACGAGAGCCTGCACCAGGTGTCGGACGAGAAGGGTGGTCGCGGCAAAGACCGGAGACGGGACTGA
- the htpG gene encoding molecular chaperone HtpG, producing the protein MSATDSTPTGAEAPETQTFEYRAEMKQLLHLIVHSLYTHEEIFLRELISNASDALNKARFRLLTDRTIVDADAERRIDIALDEKANTLAITDTGIGMTREDLISRIGTVASSGTLEFVQELKKQDGPVDAQLIGQFGVGFYSAFMVADRVVIDTRSADPDAEAVRWESDGGGQYTIEASDRTARGTTITLHLKKEKEEFAKSWRIQQIIKKYSNFVDFPIFVDDEKVNTVSALWHKPKSELKDEELKEFYQFISGNYDDPMGHLHLSLEGVVSFRSLLFVPSKAPQGMYREDFEHGLHLYSSNVFIQDDCKALLPEYLRFVKGVVDTEDLPLNVSREVTQHSPVMARIRKTLVSKILGMLGEWAADDKDRFASFMREFGPLFKSGLSTDFEHRDELIELIRFESTATEAGSLCSLAEYVDRMKEGQKEIYYVLGDNRKAAERNPSLEYFRANDIEVLLMTEPVDAFIVPGIPKYKDHELVSVEKSDLKLDKKKAKDKGDLSKSDAKKLIERFKSVLGDRVEDVRVSDRLVDSAATLVTGSSGMDAQMERMMRMMDENFQSAKKVLEINTGHALIRNLAALREQPGKEELVEQAVEQLFEGACLLDGSLDSPQDFVARMTRMMERATG; encoded by the coding sequence ATGTCCGCCACTGATTCCACTCCCACCGGGGCAGAAGCACCCGAAACCCAGACGTTCGAATACCGCGCCGAGATGAAGCAGCTGCTTCATCTCATTGTGCATTCCCTCTACACGCACGAAGAGATCTTCCTGCGCGAGTTGATCTCGAACGCATCGGATGCGCTCAACAAGGCCCGTTTCCGCCTGTTGACCGACCGCACCATCGTGGACGCCGACGCCGAGCGGCGCATTGATATCGCGCTCGACGAAAAGGCCAACACCCTGGCCATCACCGATACCGGGATCGGAATGACACGCGAGGATCTGATTTCCCGGATTGGCACGGTGGCCAGCAGCGGTACGCTTGAGTTCGTACAGGAACTCAAGAAGCAGGATGGTCCGGTGGATGCGCAGCTCATTGGCCAGTTCGGCGTTGGATTCTACTCGGCATTCATGGTCGCCGACCGCGTGGTTATCGATACGCGAAGCGCAGACCCGGATGCCGAAGCCGTCCGCTGGGAGTCGGACGGGGGTGGTCAGTACACCATCGAGGCCAGTGACCGTACGGCACGCGGGACCACCATTACGCTCCACCTCAAAAAGGAGAAGGAGGAGTTCGCCAAGTCGTGGCGCATCCAGCAGATCATCAAGAAGTATTCGAATTTTGTCGATTTCCCCATCTTCGTAGACGACGAGAAGGTGAACACCGTCAGTGCGCTCTGGCACAAGCCCAAGAGCGAACTGAAGGACGAGGAGCTGAAGGAATTCTACCAGTTCATTTCCGGCAACTACGACGACCCGATGGGGCACCTGCATCTGAGCCTGGAGGGTGTGGTGAGTTTCCGCTCGCTGCTCTTCGTGCCGTCGAAGGCGCCGCAGGGCATGTACCGCGAGGATTTCGAACACGGTCTGCACCTGTATTCCAGCAATGTGTTCATCCAGGACGACTGCAAGGCGCTGCTTCCGGAATACCTGCGGTTCGTGAAGGGCGTGGTGGACACGGAGGACCTGCCGCTGAATGTGTCCCGCGAGGTGACACAGCACAGTCCGGTCATGGCCAGGATCCGCAAGACGCTGGTCTCCAAGATCCTGGGCATGCTCGGCGAATGGGCGGCCGACGACAAGGACCGCTTCGCCTCGTTCATGCGGGAATTCGGCCCGCTGTTCAAGAGCGGCCTGTCCACGGATTTTGAGCACCGGGACGAGCTCATCGAACTCATCCGATTCGAGTCGACCGCGACCGAAGCGGGATCGCTGTGCTCGCTGGCTGAGTACGTGGACCGGATGAAAGAGGGCCAGAAGGAAATCTACTACGTGTTGGGAGACAACAGGAAAGCGGCGGAACGCAATCCCAGCCTGGAGTATTTCCGGGCCAACGACATCGAAGTCCTGCTCATGACCGAGCCCGTGGATGCCTTCATTGTACCCGGCATCCCGAAGTACAAGGACCACGAGCTGGTGTCGGTGGAGAAGTCCGACCTGAAGCTGGACAAGAAGAAAGCCAAGGACAAGGGCGATCTGTCCAAGTCGGACGCCAAGAAGCTGATTGAGCGCTTCAAGTCGGTGCTCGGTGACCGCGTCGAAGACGTGCGCGTGTCGGACCGGCTGGTGGATTCGGCGGCAACGCTCGTGACCGGTTCGAGCGGCATGGATGCCCAGATGGAGCGTATGATGCGCATGATGGACGAGAACTTCCAGTCGGCCAAGAAGGTGCTCGAGATCAATACCGGGCACGCCCTTATCCGGAATCTGGCCGCGCTCCGCGAGCAGCCGGGGAAGGAGGAACTGGTGGAGCAGGCTGTCGAGCAATTGTTCGAGGGCGCCTGCCTGCTGGACGGTTCGCTGGACAGCCCCCAGGACTTCGTTGCCCGCATGACGCGCATGATGGAGCGGGCGACGGGTTAA
- a CDS encoding ChaN family lipoprotein — MSALSLLVGLPLFGGVPASASAAFVAPADTVEVTVDHYRVYTSDGTPATFDDIVAAIPMVDVVFVGEHHNDPVAHAVERWVLEAAHAASDNRPAALSLEMIARDEQYILDEYLAGHISESHFRSSTNPWTNYEQDYRPLVEFARENGLRVVAANAPRRYANLVTRKGREALLELSDHARTHIAPLPYGQPSERYRAQWDAVMGDAADADNPMHGMMENMLQAQALWDATMAYSIAEHLMRHPGSRVVHMVGGFHSETGTGTPEHLAAYRPGTQTLILSVQPVADISAFDPEEHAGLGDFVILADESLPRSY, encoded by the coding sequence ATGTCGGCGCTCTCCTTGTTGGTGGGGCTGCCCCTGTTCGGCGGGGTTCCAGCCAGCGCTTCGGCGGCGTTTGTGGCCCCCGCCGACACCGTCGAGGTTACGGTCGACCACTACCGCGTCTACACCTCCGATGGAACGCCTGCGACATTCGATGACATTGTGGCGGCCATTCCGATGGTAGACGTGGTGTTCGTGGGCGAGCATCACAACGATCCCGTGGCCCATGCCGTGGAGCGCTGGGTGCTCGAAGCCGCCCACGCCGCGTCGGACAACCGACCGGCTGCGCTGTCCCTGGAAATGATTGCCCGGGACGAACAGTACATCCTGGACGAATACCTGGCGGGCCACATTTCCGAGTCGCATTTCCGCTCCAGTACGAACCCCTGGACCAACTACGAGCAGGATTACCGTCCGCTCGTCGAGTTCGCCCGCGAGAACGGGCTGCGTGTGGTTGCCGCGAACGCCCCCCGGCGCTACGCCAACCTGGTGACGCGCAAGGGCCGTGAAGCCTTGCTCGAGCTCAGTGATCACGCCCGGACGCATATCGCTCCCCTGCCGTACGGGCAGCCGTCCGAACGGTATCGGGCCCAATGGGATGCGGTGATGGGCGATGCCGCCGACGCGGACAATCCCATGCACGGGATGATGGAAAACATGCTCCAGGCCCAGGCCCTGTGGGATGCGACGATGGCCTACTCCATCGCCGAGCATCTCATGCGCCACCCGGGCAGCCGTGTCGTGCACATGGTCGGGGGATTCCACTCGGAAACCGGCACCGGCACCCCTGAACACCTGGCGGCCTACCGTCCGGGTACGCAGACGCTCATCCTGTCGGTGCAGCCGGTTGCGGACATTTCGGCGTTTGACCCCGAAGAACACGCCGGCCTGGGGGATTTCGTCATCCTGGCCGACGAGTCCCTTCCGCGTTCATATTAG
- a CDS encoding TonB-dependent receptor, whose product MDTGFSWRKAATAVFLAVFLVPSLCSQANAQTGTLVGTVIDGEYGDELIGANVLLEGTMIGTSTGLDGTYRVTSIPPGTYSVKFSFIGYQTLTVSGVEILPGDITRVDATLAPEAFMLEGDVVVEARAIRDNEATLLKDRQKAIAVSDAISAEMMAQSGVSDAAGAMSRVTGASVQDSKYVIVRGLGGRYGNAQLNGASLPSADPDKNATQLDLFPTGLLDNIVTTKTFTPDKPGNFSGGSVDVRTKNFPDQLLFKVTTSTAYNSNVSGRNDLILGQRSTTDWRGFDDGLRDLPEMLTADDLEIPRATQARSNEELATILDTYSRSFQTSMVPVRQDAFMDQSYSVTFGNQTSLFGRRLGFVASGSYGRGFSSIADGRTAQYNRADPNVESLNADYDLVDNNGKEEVSWSGMGSLAYKIHPLHEISLQAMRSQVTDHEGRIQQGVFPKNSPETVTFETFSVRFTERFVTSLQARGEHVLAPIGNLKADWLVSMTNTEQDEPDLRFFFDQFIERTPGDPDSRIYDLVLGSSNASPPTRLFRSMSEENQEMAFNLELPFKLGSRSASVKSGVARLQKDRAFRERKFDYVSGVNSFSAFNGNIAEYFGPENVGIVGTDHRGRYQFGNTIRDNSIRANNFDGDQTTAALYLMADVPVTRRIRVIGGVRVEDSDMEIVSFDSTKAPGTLDNRDWLPSVNVVYGLGENMNVRAAVTRTLARPTFREKAPFSAFDFAGGRVTAGNPELQRSLISNYDLRWEWFLRPGELVSVSGFYKYIQDPIERVIVSNNNQETFQNVGRAEILGAEFEARKRLDFIWRHLANVMVSANLAVIDSDTDVPQREKDFATGFEIGDERPFQGQAEFVFNTVLSWDVPKHAMSTSLSFNRLGRQLSSVSIGGTPNIFEYGRNDLNATFSKTFIGNVTVSVAVKNLLDDDYLTAYELGGERYTATRYRLGRTYSIGVSYGL is encoded by the coding sequence ATGGACACAGGATTCAGCTGGAGAAAAGCGGCAACGGCCGTTTTTCTTGCTGTTTTTCTCGTTCCGTCGCTTTGCAGCCAAGCGAATGCGCAGACAGGAACGCTCGTAGGCACCGTCATTGACGGTGAGTACGGAGACGAATTGATCGGAGCCAACGTCCTCCTTGAGGGGACCATGATCGGGACATCCACCGGTCTCGACGGGACCTATCGGGTCACCAGTATCCCACCGGGTACCTACTCCGTCAAATTTTCATTTATCGGCTATCAGACCCTGACCGTGTCGGGCGTCGAGATCCTGCCGGGCGACATTACCCGGGTCGATGCCACGCTCGCCCCGGAGGCGTTCATGCTCGAGGGCGATGTGGTCGTCGAGGCCCGGGCCATCCGGGACAACGAAGCCACGCTGCTCAAGGACCGCCAGAAGGCCATCGCCGTGAGCGACGCCATCAGTGCGGAAATGATGGCGCAGTCAGGTGTGTCGGATGCCGCTGGCGCCATGTCCCGTGTTACGGGAGCGTCCGTTCAGGACTCCAAGTACGTGATCGTGCGTGGTCTGGGCGGACGTTACGGCAATGCACAGCTCAACGGCGCGTCACTTCCGAGTGCGGATCCCGACAAGAACGCCACGCAGCTGGACCTTTTCCCGACCGGATTGCTCGACAACATCGTCACGACGAAGACGTTTACACCGGACAAGCCGGGCAACTTCTCTGGCGGCAGCGTGGACGTCCGGACAAAGAATTTCCCGGACCAGCTGTTGTTCAAGGTGACGACCTCCACCGCGTACAACTCGAACGTGTCCGGACGGAACGACCTGATCCTCGGCCAACGGTCCACCACGGATTGGCGGGGTTTTGATGACGGTCTTCGCGACCTGCCTGAAATGTTGACGGCGGACGATCTGGAGATTCCGCGCGCCACTCAGGCACGCTCCAATGAGGAACTCGCCACGATACTCGATACGTACTCGCGTTCGTTCCAGACGTCCATGGTTCCGGTTCGCCAAGATGCGTTCATGGACCAATCATACAGCGTGACATTCGGCAACCAGACGTCATTATTCGGTCGGCGTCTGGGATTCGTTGCGAGTGGGAGCTACGGGCGGGGTTTCTCGTCCATTGCTGACGGCCGGACGGCGCAATACAACCGTGCGGATCCGAACGTCGAGAGCCTGAATGCCGACTATGACCTGGTCGACAACAACGGGAAAGAAGAGGTTTCCTGGTCGGGGATGGGCAGTCTCGCTTACAAGATTCACCCGCTGCATGAGATCAGTCTTCAGGCCATGCGTTCGCAGGTGACGGATCATGAGGGACGTATCCAACAGGGCGTGTTTCCGAAGAACTCCCCGGAAACGGTCACCTTTGAGACCTTTTCGGTCCGATTCACGGAACGGTTTGTGACTTCACTCCAGGCGCGTGGAGAGCATGTGTTGGCGCCCATCGGCAACCTGAAGGCAGACTGGCTGGTCTCGATGACCAACACGGAACAGGATGAGCCCGACCTTCGCTTCTTCTTCGACCAGTTCATAGAACGCACGCCTGGTGATCCCGACTCCAGGATTTACGACCTCGTGCTGGGTTCCTCCAATGCCAGCCCACCTACGCGGCTCTTCCGGTCGATGTCCGAAGAGAACCAGGAAATGGCTTTCAACCTGGAGTTGCCGTTCAAGCTGGGATCCCGGAGTGCCAGCGTGAAGTCCGGAGTGGCTCGGCTCCAGAAGGACCGGGCGTTCCGTGAGCGGAAGTTCGACTATGTCAGCGGAGTCAACTCGTTCTCCGCGTTCAATGGGAATATCGCGGAGTACTTTGGTCCGGAGAATGTCGGGATCGTCGGAACGGATCACCGGGGCCGGTATCAGTTCGGCAATACCATCCGTGACAACTCCATCCGTGCCAATAACTTCGACGGCGATCAGACCACCGCGGCCCTGTATTTGATGGCCGATGTACCGGTAACGCGTCGCATTCGTGTAATCGGGGGCGTACGAGTCGAGGATTCGGATATGGAGATCGTGAGCTTTGACTCCACCAAAGCTCCTGGCACGTTGGACAACCGGGACTGGCTGCCGTCGGTGAATGTGGTTTACGGACTCGGAGAGAATATGAACGTCCGTGCAGCCGTGACGCGGACCCTGGCTCGTCCCACGTTCCGTGAGAAAGCACCGTTTTCTGCCTTCGACTTTGCGGGTGGTCGCGTGACGGCCGGCAATCCGGAATTGCAGCGGTCCCTCATTTCCAATTATGACCTCCGCTGGGAGTGGTTCTTGCGTCCAGGCGAACTGGTGTCCGTCAGCGGATTCTACAAGTACATCCAGGACCCCATTGAGCGGGTCATCGTCTCGAACAACAACCAGGAGACCTTCCAGAACGTGGGTCGCGCCGAGATCCTGGGTGCCGAATTCGAGGCACGGAAGCGCCTGGACTTCATCTGGAGGCACCTCGCCAACGTCATGGTGAGTGCCAATCTCGCAGTCATCGACTCCGATACGGACGTCCCCCAGCGCGAGAAAGACTTCGCCACGGGCTTCGAGATCGGCGATGAGCGCCCATTCCAGGGCCAAGCCGAATTCGTGTTCAACACCGTTCTGTCCTGGGATGTACCGAAACACGCCATGTCGACCTCCCTCAGCTTCAACCGTCTGGGCCGACAACTTTCCAGTGTATCCATCGGCGGGACACCCAACATTTTCGAGTATGGACGCAACGACCTGAACGCGACGTTCTCGAAAACCTTCATCGGCAATGTCACCGTGTCGGTGGCCGTCAAGAACCTGCTTGACGACGACTACCTCACGGCCTACGAACTGGGTGGTGAACGCTACACGGCCACCCGCTACCGGCTCGGACGCACCTATTCCATCGGGGTGTCCTACGGACTTTGA